Proteins encoded by one window of Salvia splendens isolate huo1 chromosome 5, SspV2, whole genome shotgun sequence:
- the LOC121803850 gene encoding transcription factor DICHOTOMA-like, producing the protein MFTCINHHRKFADSSFTKNNAYNYPYPSNPRTSTASLVGLNGNDFLLHHHHHDMLLATNQELYGLNSDPSATAAAKAWKKDRHSKIDTAQGPRDRRVRLSIGVARKFFDLQENLGFDKPSKTLDWLLTKSKTAIEDLEEMRERVAAAAAAGSSECEVDSGENLKVSSNKLKAASSTKESRDKARARARERTREKMCIKKLNETRNININGDFNFINKIASSSSGNINIGFHYHPTYEVGAANHQDLIQESIVINRKVKNPMGFQQNLIISSSNYGVPVPYNAAAAAENWDSICAILDQHNNLN; encoded by the exons atgtTTACGTGCATTAATcaccatcgaaaattcgccgattcatcattCACCAAGAATAATGCATACAATTACCCATACCCCTCCAATCCTCGTACCTCCACCGCCTCCCTTGTCGGCCTCAATGGCAACGACTTCTTGCTCCACCACCATCACCACGACATGCTCTTGGCCACCAATCAAGAGCTCTACGGCCTCAACAGCGACCCCTCGGCCACGGCCGCGGCCAAGGCCTGGAAGAAGGACCGCCACAGCAAAATCGACACGGCCCAAGGGCCGAGGGATCGGAGGGTTCGCCTCTCCATCGGAGTGGCTAGAAAGTTCTTCGACCTTCAAGAAAATCTAGGTTTCGACAAGCCGAGCAAAACCCTTGATTGGCTCCTCACCAAGTCCAAGACTGCCATCGAAGATCTCGAGGAGATGAGGGAGAGAGTCGCCGCGGCAGCAGCCGCCGGCTCCTCGGAATGCGAGGTTGATTCCGGCGAGAATTTGAAAGTGTCATCAAACAAACTGAAAGCGGCTTCTTCGACCAAGGAGTCGAGGGACAAGGCGAGGGCGAGAGCGAGGGAGAGGACGAGAGAGAAGATGTGCATCAAGAAGCTAAACGAGACCAGAAACATCAATATTAATGGCGACTTCAACTTCATCAACAAGATAGCTTCCAGCAGCAGCGGCAACATCAATATCGGATTCCATTATCACCCAACCTACGAAGTCGGAGCAGCAAATCATCAAGACCTAATTCAAGAATCCATTGTGATCAATAGGAAAGTGAAGAATCCGATGGGATTTCAGCAGAATTTGATCATCTCTAGCTCCAACTACGGCGTTCCGGTGCCTTAcaacgccgccgccgccgctgagAATTGGGACAGCATCTGTGCCATTTTGGATCAGCACAA CAATTTAAACTAG
- the LOC121805350 gene encoding calcium uniporter protein 2, mitochondrial-like: protein MAFNRIISQRLLTMSRMTNTALTNCRTSLPRTAVKSAALSHQTSPAPDPGDDGIFRRYLHRQSAAAPTTSAARFLPTGEKLLEKLREMDISRERIRLDGLRPPQATEESREDTMTVMDARKILRLSQLETVKSKLRQMDKDCVSHPEFLEICAKACSSPELGHEFAKILDESGSVIVFGSVVFLRPEQVVRAIQGLMPLAPKPDDPRMKELEELEKQKAVIDRKAESYVCRELWVGLGYLVVQTAAFMRLTFWELSWDVMEPICFYVTSMYFMGGYAFFLRTSKEPSFEGFFQSRFGAKQKRLFKSLNFDVERYDELKRACHPQSTETAAALSFATPTHRK from the exons ATGGCGTTCAACAGAATTATCTCTCAGCGCCTCCTCACCATGTCGAGGATGACGAACACGGCGCTCACCAATTGCCGCACTTCCTTACCTCGCACCGCCGTTAAATCGGCTGCTCTGAGTCATCAGACGTCGCCCGCCCCCGATCCCGGAGATGACGGTATATTCCGGCGATATCTCCACCGCCAATCGGCGGCGGCGCCGACGACGTCTGCGGCACGGTTCCTCCCGACTGGCGAGAAGCTTCTGGAGAAGCTCCGCGAGATGGACATTTCCAGAGAACGGATCAGGCTCGACGGCCTCCGCCCGCCGCAGGCGACGGAGGAGTCGCGGGAGGATACTATGACGGTGATGGACGCGAGGAAGATTCTCAGGCTGTCGCAGCTTGAAACGGTGAAGTCGAAATTGAGGCAGATGGACAAGGATTGCGTGTCGCATCCAGAATTTCTGGAGATTTGTGCTAAGGCGTGCTCCAGTCCGGAATTAGGGCACGAATTCGCCAAAATACTCGATGAATCTGGGAGCGTGATTGTCTTCGGAAGCGTCGTGTTCCTCAGGCCTGAGCAG GTGGTGAGAGCAATCCAAGGACTAATGCCTCTAGCCCCAAAACCAGACGATCCAAGAATGAAGGAGCTGGAAGAACTGGAGAAGCAGAAGGCAGTGATCGATAGGAAAGCAGAGTCGTATGTTTGTAGGGAGCTCTGGGTCGGGTTAGGCTACCTTGTTGTTCAGACAGCGGCCTTCATGCGCCTAACGTTCTGGGAACTATCGTGGGATGTGATGGAGCCAATCTGTTTCTATGTGACATCGATGTATTTCATGGGAGGGTATGCCTTCTTCCTGAGAACGTCGAAAGAGCCCTCATTCGAGGGGTTCTTCCAGAGCAGGTTCGGTGCCAAGCAGAAGCGCCTCTTCAAGTCGCTGAATTTTGATGTGGAGAGGTATGATGAGCTGAAGAGAGCTTGTCATCCGCAGTCCACGGAAACGGCTGCAGCCCTTTCCTTTGCGACTCCAACCCATAGAAAATGA